CGGGGCGGGCGAGCGTCCCCTCGATGGGGTCGTCGAAGCCGTGCGTGCGGCGCGAGCGCAGCAGCGCCGCCAGCGGCGGGACCGGCGCGAACAGCTCCTGCAGGTCGCGCCCGGCGAGCGCGGCGGCATCGGTCTCCAGCAGCGCGGCGGCCGCCGGGTTCGCGCCGTGAATGCGGCCGCGCCGGTCGATGAGGACGCAGGGCAGGGGAGCGGTCAGCCAGCTGTCGCCGGCGCCGGCCGGCGGTTTCTTCGCGGTGCGCATACGATGAAGCGGATGGTAGAGAGCGGGCCGTCCCAAGTCAACGCATTTCCGGCCCGTTGCCGACACTGCGGCACCAGGCGGAGGGACGCGCTAGCTCACGCGCGAGTTCAGCGCACCGCGACCGGGACAAGATCGTCCATCGGGATCGGCACGGTGGCCCGCGACGACGGGAGTTCGGACGACACCGTCGCCGCACCGTCACTGACGGCGATCACCAGGTCCACGTCCCCGACCGCCGCGAGCCGATGCGTGATGATGACCGTGGTGCGCCCGCGCATCAGCTTTCGCAGCGAGGCCATCACGAGCGCCTCGGTGACGGAGTCGAGCGAACTGGTCGGCTCGTCCAGGATGAGGATCGGCGCGTCCCTGAGAAACGCCCGCGCGATCGCGATGCGCTGTCTCTGGCCGAGGGAGAGCAGCTGCCCCTGCCCGCCGACCCGCGTCTCGTAGCCCGACGGCAGCTGTTCGATGAACTCGTGGGCACCGGCGGAGCGCGCCGCCGCCCGGATCTGCGCCGCCGTCGCGGCGGGCCTGCCGTACGCGATGTTCTCGCCGACCGTGACGTCGAAGAGCATCGGTTCCTGCAGCACGAGGGCGATGTTGCGGCGCAGCGAGGAGAGCTGAAGGCTCTTGAGGTCGTGCCCGTCGAGCGTGATCCTGCCGGACGTCGGATCGTAGAAGCGCACGATCATGCCGGCGAGGGTGCTCTTGCCGGCGCCCGAGGGTCCGACGAGCGCGACCCTCGCACCGGCGGGGATGGCCACCGAGACCGCGGAGAGCACCGGCGGCCCGCCGGGGTACCGGAAGGAGACGTCCTCGAAGACGACCCTCCCGCGGGCGGGCGCGGCCAGCGCGGTCGCCCGCGGCGCGTCCACGATGCCTGGCAGCGTGTCCAGCACCTCGTACACGCGGCGGGCGCGCGCCGCGGCGCCCTGCAGGTTCCCGGCGGTGAACGAGAGGATCTCGAGCGGTTCGTAGAGCATCCAGGCGTACGACACGAGGAGCACCACGTCGCCGGCGGTCAGACGGCCGGCGATCACGCGGGAGGCGGCGGTCCAGACGACCACCGCAACGCCTGCGGCAAGAAACAGGTTGACCGCCGCCTGCGAACCGGCCTCGAGGAGGTTGAAGCGGAGCGAGGCACGGAAGCTGGCGTGGGCGTGCCGGCGCACCCGCGCGCTCTCGTGCTCCTCGCGGCCGAAGGTCTGCACGGCGCGAATCCCGGTGAGGGTTTCCTGCACCGTCGAGCTGATCTCGCTCTCGCGCGCGCACCACTGATTGGAGCGTTCCGTCATCGTGGCGTCCATCCTGCGGATGAGCAGCACCAGCGGGGGGACGACCGAGAGAGCGGCCAGCGTCAGCATCACATCGCGCGAGAGCATGACCAGGGTGATGCCGACGAGCGTGGCGGCGGCCGTCACTCCGGGCACGATGCCGTCGCTGAAGATCTGGTTTGCGCTCGCGGTGTCCGCCGTGACCCGGTGCAGCGAGTCGCCGACCGGGCGGGAGCTGTGGTAGCCCAGCGACAGGCGCTGGAGATGGTCGAAGAGGACGGCGCGCATGCGAACAACCATGTGCAGGCCGGCTGCAGAGAAGACATAGCTGCTGGCCACCCTGAAGAGGCCGACCATCGCCTCGATCGCCAGCACGGCGGCGCAGAGCACGAACAGCAGGCCGCGATTCGGCTCGGCGAACAAGGCGACGCTCTCCCCGAGGGCGGCGGAGATCCTTGCGAGGAGCGCCGGCGGGTCCTCCGCCCCGAGCACGACATCGACGACCAGCTTCAGAGGCCACGGCTGCAGCAGAGTCGCGGCGGAGGAGGCGGCGACCAACAGGAGCCCGAACGTGATGCGACGCCACTCCGCCGGCGCGAACTGCCTGAGCAGGCGGGCGACGATGTGAAGCGTCGTCCGTGGAGATTCCATGACACGACCCCCGCGAAACGATGCATTTCACCGGGTGCGCCGGTGTGCCCCAAAACGGCCTTTTCCTCGAACGGACGGTGATGGACGGTTACAGGATCAACGGGAATTGTGCGGCGAAGCGGGGATCAAAGTCAAGAGTGGGACGGCCACCCGCGGAGGCCGGTTTGGCCCGGCGAGTATCGGCCGGTCGGCCCGGGCGTTGACGGGCACCGGCGCCAGGCGTATTGATTCATCCATGCCAAAGGATCCTCCTCAGGCGGCAATCGGCGACCTCGCGACCCTCTTCGCCGCCGGCCGCTTCGGCGAGATCGAGCGGGTGCTGCGCGAGCGGCCCTCGCTGCTCGCCGAGACCGCGCCGCTGCTGGCCGCGGGCGAGCCCGACGCCGTCGGCTCGCTGCTGCAGGTCGTGGCGCGGGTCGGCTTCGACTACCCGGACGATGTCTTCCCCGTGCTCCCGGCCATCGCGGCGCTCCTCGACCACCCCGAGCCCTGGGTGCGCTCCGACGCCGCCAACGCCTTCGGCACGGCGGTCTTCACGCACCGCGCGCCGGCGGCCGCCGCCGTCCCGCGGCTGCGGGCACTGCTCGACGACGCGCTGCCGCAGGCGCGCGCCGACGCCGCCCGTGCTCTCGGCAACATCGGCTTCTACCACCCGGACCTGGCCGGGGCCGCGGTGCCGCGGCTCATCGCGCTTCTCGACGGCGGCGAGGACGAGGAGCGCGAGGCCGCGGCGCATGCGCTCGGCAAGATCGGCGCCAGCTCGCCGGAGCTGCTGCCGCAGATCTTCCCGCGGCTGGTGCGCGAGCTGGAGAAGACGCACGAGGCGGCCTGCAGCGGCATCCTGCTGGCGTTCGGCAGCGTCGGCCAGCATTTCCCGGACATGGTGCGCGAGCACATCCCGAAGCTGCTGCGTTTCCTGCGCAGCGCCAACCCCGACACCGTGCGCTACGCGGTGCTCGCCCTGGGGAACCTCGCCACCGCCAACCCCGCGCTCGTGCGCGAGGCCCGGCCGGAACTCGAGCGCCTGGCGGCGTCGGCGGACGCGGACCTCTCCGCCAACGCCAGGATGGCCCTCGCGCTGCTGTAGCCGCGCGTCAGGAGGCGGCGGGCAGCAGGGTGTCGATGACCTGCTTGAGGTCGTGCAGCTGGAACGGCTTGGTGAGGTAGGCATCGGCGCCGGCGGACGTGCCCCGCGCGAGGTCTCCCTCCTGGGCGCGCACGGTGACCATGACCAGCGGGATCGCGCGCGTGGCTTCGTCGCGTTTCAGCCGCTCGCACAGTTCATAGCCGTTGAGCCGCGGCATGATGATGTCCGTGACGATCAGGTCCGGCCGCGTGGCGCGCGCGACGATCAGCGCCTCTTCGCCGTCGCCGGCCGCGATGCACTCGAAGCCGAGATTTCGCACCGTCTCCTCGAACGCGTAGAGGATGTTCGGTTCGTCGTCGACCACCAGCACCCGCCGCCCCGGCCGTGCCGCCTGCCGGCGCTCGTGGTCCTTCACGAATTCCTCGACGGAGAGCTCGCCCGCGGCCCAGCGCTGGCGGTACGAGCACTCCGCGCACTCCTCGCGCTCCTTGCGGCCCTCGGCTATCGCCAGGTGCCAGCAGAAGATCACCCGCAGGTCGCGCACCTTGCAGCCGGCGGTGCAGCGCTTGTGCTGCCAGCAGAACTCGAACGCCATGACACGCCCCCAGCGCACGGCATGCGCGCTTCGTCTCCGCCCGAACGGGTCGGATTTCGATGGCATAGATGTACCACAGCGGAGGCCCCGGGGGAAGGGGCGGGAGGCCGGGATCAGCGGGCGGGCGCGCCCCCTGCCGGGCTCTCCCGGTACTCCTCGAGCTCGCGCACGAGCGCCGCGACGCGCTCCACCGCCAGTTCCGTGAGGCGCCGGCCCTTCTCCGCGCTCGCCGCCGACGGGTCGCCCCAGACGCCGCCGCGCCAGTGCCGCCGCTTGTCGCGCACCAGCCGCGCCTCGGGGAAGTCGGGCCACTCCGCCGGCGAGGTCCCCTTGACCAGCTCGGGGCGCAGGTGCAGCACCCGCGAGGTCTCGATCTCGCCGGCGTGCGAGTCGTCGCGGGCCGCGACGATCCCCGCCCCGGCCGCCCGCACCTCGTCGTACTCGGAGATGACGCTGACCGCGATGTCGGGCAGCTCGTCGAGCAGGTGCTCGCCGGCGTCGACGAGCGTCAGCACGTGCGTGCGGCCGGCGTGGCCGGAGATGAGCACGAAGAAGCGCATGCCGTGGCGGTGGAAGTCCCGCACGAGGTCGAGGGCGATCGCGCGCAGCGTCGCCGTCGAGACGCCGATCGTCCCGGGGTGGTTGCGCGTGCTGCGCTGCACCCCGTAGGCGACCGCCGGCGCGACGTGGGCGCCGGTGCGCTCGGCCACGCGCCGGCAGACCTCGACCACCTGCAGGGTGTCGGTGCAGAGCGGCAGGTGCGCGCCGTGCTCCTCGAGCGAGCCGAAGGGGATGAGCACCGTGCGGGAGCGCTCCAGCCCGCGCTCGTACTCGGGCATCGTGACGTCGTCGAGGATCACCGCGCCGGCTCCGGCCGTGGCGCGGCCCGCAACGCCGCCGTCCCCTCGCGCCAGACGTGGATGTCCCGCGCGATCTCCTCCTCCATGGCCAGCTGCGTGTGCTCGCACTGGACGACCATCGTCGGGTAGTGCTGGTGGACGCGCACGCGCATCCCCGGCGCGATCCCGAACGCCATCAGCTTGTGCAGCCGCGCGGGGGAGGCGGAGCTGAGGTAGGCGACCTTCCCCTCCTCGCCGGCGGCCAGGCGCGTGAGCGGCACGACGAGGCTCTCGACGCTCTGGCGCGCCTCGCGGCAGCAGCGGCCCTCGGGGATCGGCGAGCCGTGGGGGCACTCGCGCGGGTGCCCGAGCAGGGTGCAGATGCTCTCGGTGACCTGGTCGGCGAGCATGTGCTCGAACTCGCAGGCGCTCTCCTCGGTGGCCTCCACCGCCATGTGCAGGATGTCGTGGAGCAGCCGCTCGGCGAGGCGGTGGCGCCGGATGACCTGCCGCGCCGCCTCGTCGCCGGCGGGCGTGAGGGTCAGCCGCCCGCCCTCGGCCTGGACGAGGCCCTGCGCCGTGAGCTGCGCCACCAGGTCCGCCTCGAGCGGGACCTTGGTGACCTCCTGGACCGCCTCGAGGCCCTCGCGGCCCTGCTCGCGGGCGCTCCAGAGCCCCTCGAGCGCCTCTTCGAGCGAGTGGGAGTGGTCGTGTGGCTCGCGCATGGGGGCGATTGTAGGGAATGCGCCGGCGCGGAGCAAGTCGGCGCGGACGCGCCGACCAGCAGGGGCGGGCCTGTCTCCTGGTTCTCCTTGACCGTTTCCGTCCCGTTCGTCGT
This window of the bacterium genome carries:
- a CDS encoding PAS domain-containing protein → MRTAKKPPAGAGDSWLTAPLPCVLIDRRGRIHGANPAAAALLETDAAALAGRDLQELFAPVPPLAALLRSRRTHGFDDPIEGTLARP
- a CDS encoding ABC transporter ATP-binding protein translates to MESPRTTLHIVARLLRQFAPAEWRRITFGLLLVAASSAATLLQPWPLKLVVDVVLGAEDPPALLARISAALGESVALFAEPNRGLLFVLCAAVLAIEAMVGLFRVASSYVFSAAGLHMVVRMRAVLFDHLQRLSLGYHSSRPVGDSLHRVTADTASANQIFSDGIVPGVTAAATLVGITLVMLSRDVMLTLAALSVVPPLVLLIRRMDATMTERSNQWCARESEISSTVQETLTGIRAVQTFGREEHESARVRRHAHASFRASLRFNLLEAGSQAAVNLFLAAGVAVVVWTAASRVIAGRLTAGDVVLLVSYAWMLYEPLEILSFTAGNLQGAAARARRVYEVLDTLPGIVDAPRATALAAPARGRVVFEDVSFRYPGGPPVLSAVSVAIPAGARVALVGPSGAGKSTLAGMIVRFYDPTSGRITLDGHDLKSLQLSSLRRNIALVLQEPMLFDVTVGENIAYGRPAATAAQIRAAARSAGAHEFIEQLPSGYETRVGGQGQLLSLGQRQRIAIARAFLRDAPILILDEPTSSLDSVTEALVMASLRKLMRGRTTVIITHRLAAVGDVDLVIAVSDGAATVSSELPSSRATVPIPMDDLVPVAVR
- a CDS encoding HEAT repeat domain-containing protein, whose product is MPKDPPQAAIGDLATLFAAGRFGEIERVLRERPSLLAETAPLLAAGEPDAVGSLLQVVARVGFDYPDDVFPVLPAIAALLDHPEPWVRSDAANAFGTAVFTHRAPAAAAVPRLRALLDDALPQARADAARALGNIGFYHPDLAGAAVPRLIALLDGGEDEEREAAAHALGKIGASSPELLPQIFPRLVRELEKTHEAACSGILLAFGSVGQHFPDMVREHIPKLLRFLRSANPDTVRYAVLALGNLATANPALVREARPELERLAASADADLSANARMALALL
- a CDS encoding response regulator; translated protein: MAFEFCWQHKRCTAGCKVRDLRVIFCWHLAIAEGRKEREECAECSYRQRWAAGELSVEEFVKDHERRQAARPGRRVLVVDDEPNILYAFEETVRNLGFECIAAGDGEEALIVARATRPDLIVTDIIMPRLNGYELCERLKRDEATRAIPLVMVTVRAQEGDLARGTSAGADAYLTKPFQLHDLKQVIDTLLPAAS
- a CDS encoding creatininase family protein, whose product is MILDDVTMPEYERGLERSRTVLIPFGSLEEHGAHLPLCTDTLQVVEVCRRVAERTGAHVAPAVAYGVQRSTRNHPGTIGVSTATLRAIALDLVRDFHRHGMRFFVLISGHAGRTHVLTLVDAGEHLLDELPDIAVSVISEYDEVRAAGAGIVAARDDSHAGEIETSRVLHLRPELVKGTSPAEWPDFPEARLVRDKRRHWRGGVWGDPSAASAEKGRRLTELAVERVAALVRELEEYRESPAGGAPAR
- a CDS encoding metal-dependent transcriptional regulator, which gives rise to MREPHDHSHSLEEALEGLWSAREQGREGLEAVQEVTKVPLEADLVAQLTAQGLVQAEGGRLTLTPAGDEAARQVIRRHRLAERLLHDILHMAVEATEESACEFEHMLADQVTESICTLLGHPRECPHGSPIPEGRCCREARQSVESLVVPLTRLAAGEEGKVAYLSSASPARLHKLMAFGIAPGMRVRVHQHYPTMVVQCEHTQLAMEEEIARDIHVWREGTAALRAAPRPEPAR